In one Modestobacter sp. L9-4 genomic region, the following are encoded:
- a CDS encoding TadA family conjugal transfer-associated ATPase has translation MTGESASPLVERVRARLAASAGAPSAAAVAALVREESGGLLGNRAVLDAVRAATDELSGAGVLEPLLRLPGVTDVLVNGPASVWVDRGGGLEPVDVRFPDEAAVRRLAVRLAAAAGRRLDDASPWVDAGLPDGTRLHAVLPPVSGSGTCLSLRVLTRAELSFADLAARGALPGAAADLLRHLVRARLAFLVTGGTGTGKTTVLSALLGLADPAERLLLCEDAPELTPRHPHVVRLLTRPPNVEAAGAVTLRDLVRQALRMRPDRLVVGEVRGAEVVDLLAALNTGHDGGCGTVHVNRPADLPARLEALGGAAGLGRAAVHSQAAAALSLVVHLQRGDAGRHVAELGVVRRHGELIEVAAGWRADGGDCPARPDLAALLGVRVPG, from the coding sequence GTGACCGGGGAGTCGGCGTCCCCGCTGGTCGAGCGGGTGCGCGCCCGGCTCGCCGCCTCGGCCGGGGCGCCCAGCGCAGCGGCGGTGGCCGCGCTGGTCCGGGAGGAGTCCGGTGGGCTGCTCGGGAACCGGGCGGTGCTCGACGCGGTGCGCGCTGCCACCGACGAGCTGTCCGGTGCAGGCGTGCTGGAACCGCTGCTGCGGCTGCCCGGGGTCACCGACGTGCTGGTCAACGGCCCGGCGTCCGTCTGGGTCGACCGGGGTGGCGGGCTGGAGCCGGTCGACGTGCGCTTCCCCGACGAGGCCGCCGTGCGCCGGCTCGCCGTCCGGCTGGCCGCGGCGGCCGGGCGCCGGCTGGACGACGCCTCGCCGTGGGTGGACGCCGGGCTGCCCGACGGCACCCGGCTGCACGCCGTCCTCCCGCCGGTCTCCGGCTCGGGCACCTGCCTGTCGCTGCGGGTGCTGACCCGGGCCGAGCTGTCCTTCGCCGACCTGGCCGCCCGCGGTGCGCTGCCCGGCGCCGCTGCGGACCTGCTGCGGCACCTGGTCCGGGCGCGGTTGGCGTTCCTGGTGACCGGCGGGACGGGCACCGGCAAGACCACCGTGCTGTCGGCGCTGCTCGGGCTGGCCGACCCCGCCGAGCGGCTGCTGCTGTGCGAGGACGCCCCCGAGCTCACGCCGCGGCACCCGCACGTCGTCCGGCTGCTGACCCGCCCGCCCAACGTGGAGGCCGCCGGTGCGGTGACGCTGCGCGACCTGGTCCGGCAGGCCCTCCGGATGCGCCCGGACCGGCTGGTCGTGGGGGAGGTGCGAGGTGCGGAGGTGGTCGACCTGCTGGCTGCGCTCAACACCGGGCACGACGGCGGTTGCGGCACCGTGCACGTCAACCGGCCAGCCGACCTGCCCGCCCGGCTCGAGGCGCTGGGCGGCGCGGCCGGTCTGGGCCGGGCGGCCGTGCACAGCCAGGCGGCGGCCGCGCTGTCGCTGGTCGTGCACCTGCAGCGCGGGGACGCCGGCCGGCACGTCGCCGAGCTGGGCGTGGTGCGGCGGCACGGCGAGCTGATCGAGGTGGCCGCCGGGTGGCGGGCCGACGGCGGCGACTGCCCGGCGCGCCCGGATCTCGCCGCCCTGCTCGGCGTCCGGGTGCCGGGGTGA
- a CDS encoding type II secretion system F family protein: MTALLLCLAAALLSWPSGVRGSAGRLDPTPGHRVDPTRLVTGRLGLVLPALVAAAAGLVLSTPVVAALAAGVAAAVGRAVQQRARAAADDRGTRALAEALGVLVAELRAGRPLADATATTVTGCPEPAVAGALGPVLRLGEPPPDGDPALARMAAAVRLSARTGCSLAGVTAAVEDDLRARLRAEEELRSAVAGPRASATVLAGLPVLGLLMGSGVGADPWRVLTTTGPGTVLLVLGVALELAGTAWTGRLVRRAVAA, encoded by the coding sequence GTGACCGCGCTGCTGCTCTGCCTCGCCGCGGCACTGCTGTCCTGGCCGTCGGGTGTGCGGGGCAGCGCCGGCCGGCTCGACCCCACGCCGGGTCACCGGGTCGATCCCACCCGGCTGGTGACCGGGCGGCTCGGGCTGGTGCTGCCCGCGCTGGTCGCCGCTGCTGCCGGACTGGTGCTGTCCACTCCCGTGGTCGCCGCGCTGGCGGCGGGCGTCGCGGCAGCGGTCGGGCGGGCCGTGCAGCAGCGGGCCCGGGCCGCCGCCGACGACCGCGGCACCCGGGCGCTGGCCGAGGCCCTCGGCGTCCTGGTCGCCGAGCTGCGGGCGGGGCGGCCGCTGGCCGACGCCACGGCCACCACGGTCACCGGCTGTCCGGAACCTGCGGTCGCCGGGGCGCTGGGCCCGGTGCTGCGGCTGGGCGAACCGCCCCCGGACGGCGACCCGGCGCTGGCGCGGATGGCCGCCGCCGTGCGGCTGAGCGCCCGCACCGGCTGCTCGCTGGCCGGGGTGACCGCCGCGGTGGAGGACGACCTCCGGGCGCGGCTGCGCGCGGAGGAGGAGCTGCGCTCGGCGGTCGCCGGGCCACGGGCCAGCGCGACCGTGCTCGCCGGCCTCCCCGTGCTCGGGCTGCTGATGGGCAGCGGGGTGGGCGCGGACCCCTGGCGGGTGCTGACCACCACCGGTCCGGGCACGGTCCTGCTGGTGCTCGGAGTGGCGCTCGAGCTCGCCGGCACGGCCTGGACGGGCCGGCTGGTGCGGCGCGCGGTGGCCGCGTGA
- a CDS encoding type II secretion system F family protein, translated as MSASLALLAAGLLAWPSSATARRQRLRALLPTAAPARPRRTPSGPPGVRRRWTEAVAGGLVTYLLLGGGLPAGLLAAGVVAGLERLLRRSGAPPGDAEQLGRDLPVACDLLAVCLQAGTPVGTAVAAVADAVPGPLGERLTAVGGLYRLGASPQRAWADVAAPVDALARTVVRAGESGSSVVPALQRLAADLRGSARSRTEAAVRRAGVWVLAPLGLCFLPAFLCLGVVPLVLGIAGDVF; from the coding sequence GTGAGCGCATCGCTGGCGCTGCTCGCCGCTGGGCTGCTGGCCTGGCCCTCGTCCGCCACGGCCCGCCGGCAGCGCCTGCGCGCACTGCTGCCCACCGCCGCACCTGCTCGCCCGCGCCGGACACCGAGCGGGCCACCGGGCGTCCGGCGTCGCTGGACAGAGGCGGTCGCCGGTGGGCTGGTGACGTACCTGCTCCTGGGCGGCGGGCTGCCGGCCGGGCTGCTGGCCGCCGGCGTGGTCGCCGGGCTGGAACGGCTGCTCCGGCGCTCCGGTGCACCGCCCGGGGACGCCGAGCAGTTGGGCCGTGACCTGCCGGTGGCCTGCGACCTGCTGGCCGTGTGCCTGCAGGCGGGCACCCCGGTGGGCACCGCGGTGGCCGCCGTCGCCGACGCGGTGCCCGGCCCGCTGGGGGAGCGGCTCACCGCGGTGGGCGGGCTGTACCGGCTCGGCGCGTCCCCGCAGCGGGCGTGGGCCGATGTGGCCGCACCGGTCGACGCGCTGGCCCGCACGGTGGTGCGGGCAGGGGAGTCCGGGTCCTCGGTCGTGCCCGCGCTGCAGCGGCTGGCCGCCGACCTGCGCGGGTCCGCGCGCAGCCGCACCGAGGCCGCCGTCCGCCGGGCCGGGGTGTGGGTGCTCGCGCCGCTGGGGCTGTGCTTCCTGCCGGCGTTCCTCTGCCTGGGCGTCGTGCCCCTCGTGCTCGGCATCGCCGGCGACGTGTTCTGA
- a CDS encoding DUF4244 domain-containing protein, whose product MDEELQAGTTTLRTALARRWAQAQATDEDGMSTAEYAVGTVAACAFAAVLYKVVTGGSVVAALGDLVESALSTLS is encoded by the coding sequence ATGGACGAGGAACTGCAGGCCGGGACGACGACGCTCCGGACGGCGCTGGCGCGGCGGTGGGCGCAGGCGCAGGCCACCGACGAGGACGGCATGAGCACCGCCGAGTACGCGGTCGGCACGGTCGCGGCGTGCGCCTTCGCCGCGGTGCTCTACAAGGTGGTCACCGGCGGCTCGGTGGTCGCCGCGCTCGGCGACCTGGTCGAGTCGGCGCTGAGCACGCTGTCCTGA
- a CDS encoding TadE family type IV pilus minor pilin — protein MSTRTAPDREAGMVTAETAVVLPVLLMVLAGAVAAVVVVGAQLRCVDAAREGARAAARGEPAGVVTDVAGRAAPEGAVTGVATAGETVQVTVSATVSPLGPLPWHLEVSATATGALEPAARP, from the coding sequence ATGTCGACACGGACCGCTCCCGACCGGGAGGCGGGCATGGTCACCGCGGAGACGGCCGTCGTGCTGCCGGTGCTGCTGATGGTGCTGGCCGGCGCCGTCGCCGCGGTGGTGGTCGTCGGTGCCCAGCTGCGCTGCGTCGACGCCGCCCGGGAGGGTGCCCGGGCCGCGGCCCGTGGCGAGCCGGCCGGGGTGGTCACCGACGTCGCCGGCCGGGCCGCGCCCGAGGGAGCGGTCACCGGTGTGGCGACGGCGGGGGAGACGGTGCAGGTCACCGTCTCGGCGACGGTCTCCCCGCTCGGGCCGCTGCCCTGGCACCTCGAGGTGTCGGCCACGGCGACGGGTGCCCTCGAACCGGCGGCCCGGCCGTGA
- a CDS encoding DEAD/DEAH box helicase, which yields MTSLRPAGADPAALPGTELLDALLAGTDPEDDPVTHVHRLPARPSRTAEWPAWVAAPLREKLAERGVLAPFSHQVGAAELARAGQHVVVATGTASGKSLAYQLPALTALAEDPRACVLYLAPTKALARDQLASVAALADSSVRPAAYDGDTPQEEREWVRRHSRWIVTNPDMLHRGILPAHQKWSSTLRRVAYVVIDECHAYRGVFGSHVGHVLRRLRRICRRYGAEPVFVLASATVAEPAAAASRLVGAPVTAVTDDGSPRPGATFALWEPPLTEKTGEHGAPLRRSAAADAAGLLADLVEQNARTLAFVRSRRGAESVAEQARAILRSRGRSDLVPRVDSYRGGYLPEERRELERSLSTGKLLGVATTNALELGIDIAGLDAVVLAGYPGTLASLWQQAGRAGRAQTESLVVFVARDDPLDHYLAHHPRAVFGRPVEATVTDPANPYVLGPQLCCAAAELPLAPDDLADFGGDVAAAQVEQLVADGLLRSRPTGWYWAGRGRPDVDIRGSGEPPVSIIEGSTGRLLGTVDGDASHATVHTGALYVHRGETWVVDEFDVEDACAVVHQESPEWTTVARDTVDLSIVSVDRTRPLGAVTAHTGVVDVTNQVVAYQRRRLGTGEVLAEFPLDLPARQLRTRAVWLTLDDRAVARADVDDVALPGSLHAAEHASIGILPLLATCDRWDLGGISTALHPDTGAATIVVYDGHPGGAGFAERGYAVLRDWLQATRATVASCECESGCPSCVQSPKCGNGNDPLDKAGAVRVLDVVLDELARAPELTAEEAVMTRPPAPRSGLFGTSGPGAPAAEDAPSGEPADDLVPEPTPGPDPEDLVF from the coding sequence GTGACGTCCCTGCGCCCCGCCGGCGCCGACCCGGCCGCCCTCCCCGGCACCGAGCTGCTGGACGCCCTGCTCGCCGGCACCGACCCCGAGGACGACCCGGTCACCCACGTCCACCGGCTGCCGGCGCGCCCCAGCCGGACGGCGGAGTGGCCGGCCTGGGTGGCGGCGCCGCTGCGGGAGAAGCTGGCCGAGCGCGGGGTGCTCGCCCCGTTCAGCCACCAGGTGGGCGCCGCCGAGCTGGCCCGGGCCGGTCAGCACGTGGTCGTGGCGACCGGGACGGCGTCGGGCAAGTCGCTGGCCTACCAGCTGCCGGCGCTGACCGCGCTGGCCGAGGACCCGCGGGCCTGCGTCCTCTACCTGGCCCCGACCAAGGCGCTGGCCCGCGACCAGCTGGCCTCGGTGGCGGCGCTCGCGGACTCCTCGGTGCGCCCGGCCGCCTACGACGGGGACACCCCGCAGGAGGAGCGGGAGTGGGTGCGGCGGCACTCGCGCTGGATCGTCACCAACCCGGACATGCTGCACCGCGGGATCCTGCCCGCCCACCAGAAGTGGTCGAGCACGCTGCGCCGGGTGGCCTACGTGGTCATCGACGAGTGCCACGCCTACCGCGGTGTCTTCGGCTCCCACGTCGGGCACGTGCTGCGGCGGCTGCGGCGGATCTGCCGGCGGTACGGCGCCGAGCCGGTGTTCGTGCTGGCCTCGGCCACCGTCGCCGAGCCCGCTGCGGCGGCGAGCCGGCTGGTCGGCGCGCCCGTCACGGCCGTGACCGACGACGGTTCGCCGCGGCCGGGGGCGACCTTCGCGCTGTGGGAGCCGCCGCTGACGGAGAAGACCGGTGAGCACGGCGCCCCGCTGCGCCGCTCCGCCGCCGCGGACGCCGCCGGGCTGCTGGCCGACCTGGTCGAGCAGAACGCCCGCACGCTGGCCTTCGTCCGCTCCCGCCGCGGCGCGGAGTCCGTCGCCGAGCAGGCCCGCGCGATCCTGCGGTCGCGGGGCCGGTCGGACCTGGTGCCGCGGGTCGACTCCTACCGCGGCGGATACCTCCCCGAGGAGCGGCGGGAGCTGGAGCGGTCGCTGTCGACCGGGAAGCTGCTGGGCGTCGCGACGACCAACGCCCTGGAGCTGGGCATCGACATCGCCGGCCTGGACGCCGTGGTGCTGGCCGGCTACCCGGGCACGCTCGCCTCGCTGTGGCAGCAGGCCGGGCGGGCCGGGCGCGCGCAGACGGAGTCCCTGGTCGTCTTCGTCGCCCGCGACGACCCGCTGGACCACTACCTGGCCCACCACCCGCGGGCGGTGTTCGGCCGGCCCGTCGAGGCGACGGTGACCGACCCGGCCAACCCCTACGTGCTCGGCCCGCAGCTGTGCTGCGCGGCCGCCGAGCTGCCGCTGGCCCCGGACGACCTGGCCGACTTCGGCGGCGACGTCGCGGCCGCGCAGGTCGAGCAGCTGGTGGCCGACGGGCTGCTGCGCTCGCGCCCCACCGGCTGGTACTGGGCCGGCCGCGGGCGCCCGGACGTCGACATCCGGGGCAGCGGCGAGCCGCCGGTGTCGATCATCGAGGGCTCGACCGGCCGGCTGCTGGGCACCGTGGACGGCGACGCCTCGCACGCCACCGTGCACACCGGCGCGCTGTACGTGCACCGCGGCGAGACCTGGGTGGTCGACGAGTTCGACGTCGAGGACGCCTGCGCCGTCGTGCACCAGGAGAGCCCGGAGTGGACGACGGTCGCCCGGGACACCGTCGACCTGTCCATCGTCTCGGTCGACCGGACCCGGCCGCTCGGCGCGGTCACCGCGCACACCGGCGTGGTGGACGTGACCAACCAGGTGGTGGCCTACCAGCGGCGACGGCTGGGCACCGGTGAGGTGCTCGCGGAGTTCCCGCTGGACCTGCCCGCCCGCCAGCTGCGCACCCGCGCGGTGTGGCTGACCCTCGACGACCGGGCCGTGGCCCGGGCCGACGTGGACGACGTGGCGCTGCCCGGTTCGCTGCACGCCGCCGAGCACGCCTCGATCGGGATCCTGCCGCTGCTGGCCACCTGCGACCGCTGGGACCTCGGCGGGATCTCCACCGCGCTGCACCCGGACACCGGTGCGGCCACGATCGTCGTCTACGACGGGCACCCCGGTGGTGCGGGCTTCGCCGAGCGCGGCTATGCGGTGCTGCGGGACTGGTTGCAGGCCACCCGGGCGACGGTCGCCAGCTGCGAGTGCGAGTCCGGCTGCCCCTCGTGCGTGCAGTCGCCCAAGTGCGGCAACGGCAACGACCCGCTGGACAAGGCCGGCGCGGTGCGGGTGCTGGACGTCGTCCTCGACGAGCTGGCGCGCGCCCCGGAGCTGACGGCCGAGGAGGCGGTGATGACCCGGCCCCCGGCGCCGCGGTCGGGGCTGTTCGGCACCTCCGGTCCGGGTGCACCGGCGGCCGAGGACGCGCCGTCCGGCGAGCCGGCCGACGACCTGGTCCCCGAGCCCACGCCGGGGCCCGACCCCGAGGACCTCGTCTTCTGA
- a CDS encoding DNRLRE domain-containing protein: MRRRPRAVRLAVRALTVGVAGALTVLLAQVPVGATFTATTVDGTNRVGTAANFCEKTEFVTASAVAWTDQAAPTTNQPDTGTLRVRSRTAAGARTWVRFDLPPAKPGCTLLAATMRLQNLVPGSPTIVDAFLGDPAAPTWTPGTITWDDQPSGLGTGIGGSIMTAPGTQVWGVTDEVRQQYATGLNNGFVLQDRYETGGTGIEQQYDGVLTSPTAPHVQLDWR, from the coding sequence GTGAGGCGCCGTCCACGCGCCGTCCGGCTGGCCGTCCGCGCCCTCACCGTCGGGGTGGCCGGAGCGCTGACCGTGCTGCTGGCGCAGGTGCCGGTCGGCGCCACGTTCACCGCCACGACCGTCGACGGCACCAACCGGGTCGGCACCGCCGCGAACTTCTGCGAGAAGACCGAGTTCGTCACCGCGTCCGCCGTGGCGTGGACCGACCAGGCCGCCCCCACGACCAACCAGCCGGACACCGGGACGCTGCGCGTGCGGTCGCGGACGGCGGCCGGCGCACGGACCTGGGTCCGCTTCGACCTGCCCCCGGCGAAGCCGGGCTGCACCCTGCTGGCGGCGACCATGCGCCTGCAGAACCTGGTGCCGGGGAGCCCGACCATCGTCGACGCGTTCCTCGGTGACCCGGCCGCGCCGACCTGGACGCCGGGCACGATCACCTGGGACGACCAGCCGAGCGGCCTCGGGACGGGGATCGGCGGCAGCATCATGACCGCACCGGGCACCCAGGTCTGGGGCGTGACGGACGAGGTGCGGCAGCAGTACGCCACCGGGCTCAACAACGGGTTCGTCCTGCAGGACCGCTACGAGACCGGCGGCACGGGCATCGAGCAGCAGTACGACGGGGTGCTGACCAGCCCCACGGCGCCGCACGTCCAGCTCGACTGGCGGTGA
- a CDS encoding diguanylate cyclase, producing MTRHRGATTRDRRLDAGSRHGGRSVAERALGQIRLVAVALLLVGGAGHHPAPGATLDRGQALVLVAVAAVVLLLVSVVSSRAGRARTGRRSTLALVATAADALVVLGVVGTAGLPPRSMALVLLMLPLLEAALWFGLVGLAVLWTLCSAALGVLVVTDPTSIPDGALGVLVVAMPTLLLATIPVAMLAEHLVAQVGRLGTARAAADDRARLLGDLSAITADIFPLDVESVLSQLVRGAQQLGAVEVTVAAPVGDAASTDGPGSAPPGGSTVLRRELAVPGGTPYAFRALVTGSADEVARRVEALDLLVAQARVGLANAVLVRQLERLKQTYEEQATRDQLTGLLNRRGLVLRAEQLPGRLGVLFCDLDGFKAVNDTLGHAAGDELLTEVAHRLERCVGPTGVLGRMGGDEFVVVVPGASEVDLTDLGLRIEGELARSFVLPAGTAVIGVSIGAASTAVGEQDLEALLTQADRLMYEVKRSRATRRSGRAELTGAPA from the coding sequence ATGACCCGCCACCGTGGTGCCACGACCCGGGACCGCCGCCTCGACGCCGGCAGCCGGCACGGCGGTCGGTCGGTGGCCGAGCGGGCGCTGGGGCAGATCCGTCTCGTCGCGGTGGCACTGCTGCTCGTCGGCGGAGCCGGCCACCACCCCGCCCCCGGGGCGACCCTCGACCGGGGTCAGGCCCTGGTCCTGGTCGCCGTTGCGGCCGTGGTCCTCCTGCTGGTCAGCGTCGTCTCCTCGCGCGCCGGGCGTGCCCGGACCGGACGGCGGTCGACGCTCGCCCTCGTGGCCACCGCCGCCGACGCCCTCGTGGTGCTCGGCGTCGTCGGGACCGCGGGCCTGCCGCCGCGGTCGATGGCCCTGGTCCTGCTGATGCTGCCGCTGCTGGAGGCGGCCCTGTGGTTCGGCCTCGTCGGGCTCGCCGTGCTGTGGACGCTGTGCTCGGCCGCGCTCGGCGTCCTGGTCGTCACGGACCCGACGAGCATCCCGGACGGCGCGCTCGGCGTCCTCGTGGTCGCGATGCCGACGCTGCTGCTGGCGACCATCCCGGTGGCGATGCTCGCCGAGCACCTCGTCGCGCAGGTGGGCCGGCTGGGGACGGCCCGGGCCGCGGCCGACGACCGCGCCCGGCTGCTCGGTGACCTGTCCGCGATCACCGCGGACATCTTCCCGCTGGACGTCGAGTCGGTCCTGTCCCAGCTGGTCCGCGGCGCCCAGCAGCTGGGCGCGGTCGAGGTGACCGTGGCGGCACCGGTGGGTGACGCGGCGTCCACCGACGGCCCGGGGTCCGCGCCGCCCGGGGGGTCCACGGTGCTGCGCCGGGAGCTCGCCGTGCCCGGTGGCACGCCGTACGCCTTCCGGGCGCTGGTCACCGGCTCCGCCGACGAGGTCGCCCGGCGCGTCGAGGCCCTGGACCTCCTGGTGGCACAGGCGCGGGTCGGCCTGGCCAACGCGGTCCTGGTGCGGCAACTCGAGCGGCTGAAGCAGACCTACGAGGAGCAGGCCACCCGCGACCAGCTGACCGGGCTGCTCAACCGGCGCGGACTGGTGCTGCGGGCCGAGCAGCTGCCCGGCCGGCTGGGCGTCCTGTTCTGCGACCTGGACGGCTTCAAGGCCGTCAACGACACACTCGGCCACGCTGCGGGTGACGAGCTCCTCACCGAGGTGGCCCACCGCCTGGAGCGGTGCGTCGGACCGACCGGTGTGCTCGGGCGCATGGGCGGCGACGAGTTCGTCGTCGTCGTGCCCGGCGCGTCGGAGGTCGACCTGACCGACCTGGGCCTGCGCATCGAAGGGGAGCTGGCGCGGTCCTTCGTCCTGCCCGCGGGCACGGCCGTCATCGGCGTCAGCATCGGGGCGGCGTCCACCGCCGTCGGGGAGCAGGACCTCGAGGCGCTGCTGACCCAGGCCGATCGGCTCATGTACGAGGTCAAGCGGAGCCGGGCGACCCGCAGGTCCGGCCGCGCCGAACTGACCGGGGCACCGGCGTGA
- a CDS encoding signal peptidase I: protein MGNTDQLTAAGGAAAHARHRVALYAAGTVSMLVLSMTASLGLWIGLPWALLGWSPTLIVSGSMAPLVSPGDVVVVRPVPTDELGIDTVVLYDRPETGRVLHRIVAVLPDGTFRTQGDANDVPDSAPVRPVDVRGVAVLAVPWVGHPSLWLRDGEPLPLTATGTVLLLLVGLAPRAVDPAFDPWGATQRVNPAEVLLGRTPGDRRTDGLLPAELHDLVHARLARQSAAVSDRTTHLLEGLS from the coding sequence GTGGGAAACACGGACCAGCTGACCGCTGCGGGCGGCGCGGCCGCGCACGCCCGGCACCGGGTGGCGCTGTACGCCGCCGGCACGGTGAGCATGCTGGTCCTGTCGATGACGGCCAGCCTCGGGCTGTGGATCGGCCTGCCGTGGGCGCTGCTCGGCTGGTCGCCCACCCTGATCGTCTCCGGGTCGATGGCGCCCCTGGTGTCCCCCGGCGACGTGGTCGTGGTCCGACCCGTGCCCACCGACGAGCTGGGCATCGACACTGTGGTGCTCTACGACCGGCCCGAGACCGGACGCGTCCTGCACCGGATCGTGGCCGTGCTCCCCGACGGCACCTTCCGGACGCAGGGCGACGCCAACGACGTCCCCGACAGCGCCCCGGTCCGGCCGGTCGACGTCCGGGGCGTCGCCGTCCTCGCCGTGCCGTGGGTGGGCCACCCCTCCCTGTGGCTCCGTGACGGCGAGCCGCTCCCCCTCACCGCCACCGGGACGGTCCTCCTGCTGCTGGTCGGGCTCGCTCCGCGCGCCGTCGACCCCGCCTTCGACCCCTGGGGCGCGACGCAGCGGGTGAACCCCGCCGAGGTGCTGCTGGGCCGGACCCCCGGCGACCGACGGACGGACGGGCTGCTGCCCGCCGAGCTCCACGACCTCGTGCACGCCCGCCTGGCCAGGCAGAGCGCCGCGGTCTCCGACCGGACCACCCACCTGCTGGAAGGACTGTCATGA
- a CDS encoding alpha/beta hydrolase: MTATPLAALAGWDLPLLRGSVGTLDVVAERLLPWRYRLDDLGRRLGDADCWSGPAGTAAEAALVELSSATAAVTGALTGALEDLHGLAGAAAAAQELAEQARVVAASASIGLDDGGRVTGVPSSHPAMSPDQVADVAAASRAGVSAAAAAEDAFAAAARAGECARAAAGPLAALGAVALPGPVPFADLVARLPATALPVAPAGGAPQTVATWWSALTVAQQEAAITTEPGAIGALDGLPGWARDQANRANVRAALQHLPPGSDGHRTALAVQAVLTAVEAAGSVAQLLQFDPAEDLVALSVGDVDTAAAVGVLVPGIETTPAGDLGGLVGDARDVAAAAAVAAPGLAVATIAWLGYRTPRWSTAWQPVDALRGGRALDRALDGFAAARSASPALVRAAPPRTTVLAHSYGTVVTGVAARAPGQLAADAVVLLGSPGVPAGDAEDLEAEEVYGAWSPTDPVSWLDWFGDTPSDPGFGDVDLPTDVTQWHTQYYDRDRPTLAAIGEVVAGTRPHG; encoded by the coding sequence GTGACCGCCACCCCACTGGCCGCGCTCGCCGGCTGGGACCTGCCGCTGCTGCGTGGCTCCGTCGGCACGCTGGACGTCGTCGCCGAGCGGCTGCTGCCCTGGCGGTACCGGCTCGACGACCTCGGCCGCCGGCTCGGCGACGCCGACTGCTGGTCGGGCCCGGCAGGTACGGCAGCCGAGGCAGCGCTCGTCGAGCTGTCCTCGGCGACCGCCGCGGTCACCGGCGCGCTCACCGGTGCACTGGAGGACCTGCACGGGCTGGCCGGCGCCGCGGCAGCAGCCCAGGAGCTGGCTGAGCAGGCCCGCGTCGTGGCCGCCTCCGCCAGCATCGGGCTGGACGACGGCGGCCGGGTGACCGGGGTGCCGTCGTCGCACCCGGCGATGTCCCCGGACCAGGTCGCCGACGTGGCCGCGGCCTCCCGCGCCGGGGTATCGGCAGCTGCCGCCGCCGAGGACGCCTTCGCCGCCGCGGCACGCGCAGGGGAGTGCGCGCGGGCCGCGGCCGGGCCACTGGCCGCGCTGGGTGCGGTCGCGCTGCCGGGACCGGTCCCCTTCGCCGACCTGGTGGCCCGGCTGCCCGCGACCGCACTGCCCGTGGCGCCGGCCGGCGGTGCACCGCAGACCGTCGCGACCTGGTGGTCGGCCCTGACGGTGGCCCAGCAGGAGGCGGCGATCACCACGGAGCCGGGCGCGATCGGCGCGCTCGACGGGCTGCCCGGCTGGGCCCGGGACCAGGCCAACCGGGCCAACGTGAGGGCCGCCCTCCAGCACCTGCCGCCGGGGTCGGACGGCCACCGGACGGCTCTGGCGGTGCAGGCGGTCCTGACCGCCGTCGAGGCGGCCGGCTCGGTGGCCCAGCTCCTGCAGTTCGACCCGGCCGAGGACCTGGTGGCGCTGTCCGTGGGGGACGTCGACACCGCGGCCGCCGTGGGCGTGCTCGTCCCGGGGATCGAGACGACCCCCGCCGGTGACCTCGGCGGCCTGGTCGGTGACGCCCGGGACGTGGCGGCCGCGGCCGCGGTCGCCGCGCCGGGGCTGGCGGTCGCCACGATCGCGTGGCTGGGCTACCGGACGCCGCGCTGGTCCACCGCGTGGCAGCCGGTCGACGCACTGCGGGGCGGACGGGCGCTGGACCGGGCGCTGGACGGGTTCGCTGCCGCCCGGTCTGCCTCGCCGGCCCTCGTGCGCGCTGCCCCACCGAGGACGACGGTGCTGGCGCACAGCTACGGCACGGTCGTCACCGGGGTGGCGGCCCGGGCTCCCGGGCAGCTGGCCGCCGACGCCGTCGTCCTGCTGGGGAGCCCCGGGGTGCCCGCCGGGGACGCCGAGGACCTCGAGGCCGAGGAGGTCTACGGCGCCTGGTCGCCCACCGACCCGGTCTCCTGGCTGGACTGGTTCGGGGACACCCCCTCGGACCCCGGCTTCGGTGACGTCGACCTGCCCACCGACGTGACCCAGTGGCACACCCAGTACTACGACCGGGACCGCCCGACGCTGGCCGCGATCGGCGAGGTCGTCGCCGGCACCCGCCCGCACGGATGA